Proteins encoded within one genomic window of Cucumis sativus cultivar 9930 chromosome 3, Cucumber_9930_V3, whole genome shotgun sequence:
- the LOC101218901 gene encoding uncharacterized protein LOC101218901 isoform X1: protein MQCSCLSWSSNPKLAPSFPKSKLSSINIAEAIDFTGRIPLPSHVKAITSISNPFVKHCVKLRFSSSYRHFHGSVVVVGATPISLYREICKFQESLHGVTCTLECLLLLDEVEVPEGLVNLTVRIVRVSSAVMKKLSGLQSTESIDAIALMRIPPSFCSVDGNEKEVDFKRWFPSPHRILVLEGIQDPGNLGTLIRSALAFKWNGIFLLPGCCDPFNEKALRASRGASFQLPIVSGTWNHLEVFKKEFEMKMLAGHPESNEPKPVSVLSQQFSNSLKDFPLCLVLGCEGSGLSEKSWQVCELLSIPMAGGFESLNVSVAGGIFLYMLQAEIP from the exons ATGCAATGCTCCTGCCTTTCCTGGTCCTCAAATCCGAAACTCGCCCCTTCCTTTCCTAAATCGAAGCTATCATCAATTAACATAGCAGAAGCCATCGATTTTACTGGAAGAATTCCTCTGCCTTCTCATGTTAAAGCCATCACCAGCATCTCCAACCCCTTCGTTAAGCACTGCGTCAAACTTCGTTTCAGTTCCTCTTATCGCCATTTCCATGGCTCCGTCGTTGTTGTTGGAGCTACTCCAATAAG TCTTTATAGGGAAATTTGCAAGTTTCAAGAGTCTCTGCATGGTGTAACTTGTACATTGGAGTGCTTACTTCTGCTAGATGAGGTTGAGGTTCCTGAAGGACTAGTTAATTTAACTGTTCGTATTGTGAGGGTGAGCTCAGCTGTGATGAAAAAACTTTCTGGCTTGCAATCAACAGAATCCATTGATGCAATTGCGCTCATGAGAATACCTCCCAGTTTTTGTAGTGTAGATGgcaatgaaaaagaagtagaTTTTAAAAGATGGTTTCCATCTCCACATCGAATATTAGTCCTTGAGGGAATCCAG GATCCAGGCAATCTTGGTACGTTAATCAGGTCTGCTTTGGCCTTCAAATGG AATGGTATTTTTCTGCTTCCCGGGTGTTGTGATCCATTCAACGAGAAGGCACTTCGAGCTTCGCGTGGAGCATCTTTTCAGCTTCCAATAGTTTCTGGCACTTGGAATCATCTTGAGGTTTTCAAAAAAGAATTCGAAATGAAAATGCTTGCTGGCCATCCTGAAAGCAACGAACCGAAACCTGTATCGGTCCTTTCCCAAcagttttcaaattctttaaaagattttcCATTGTGTTTGGTTTTGGGTTGTGAAGGGAGTGGTCTGTCTGAGAAATCCTGGCAGGTTTGTGAGCTTTTGAGCATTCCAATGGCGGGCGGTTTTGAGTCTCTCAATGTCTCAGTTGCAGGAGGAATTTTCTTGTACATGCTACAGGCTGAAATACCATAA
- the LOC101218663 gene encoding L-type lectin-domain containing receptor kinase IX.1 gives MPIFLGTHRNHHFQSQPLQFFLFSLILFKVQSLSFTFPNFQQNNPNLFFEGDSFTSNGLIQLTKNQADGPLTDSSGRASYAQPVRLWDAATGQVTNFTTHFSFRVTQLNQSSFGDGIAFFIVPYESKLPANSTGGFLGLFSSDLAFDSSKNQVFGVEFDSKQDDWDTSDDHLGINVNSIKSINHLDWKSSMKDSRTANAWITYNSATNNLSVFLTYDSDPIFTGTFTISTFVDLKSFLPERVRVGFSAATGKWFQIHNIISWSFNSTLDDNLGGGDKNKNTGLAIGLGVGLGVGICGLILLGLFWWGKKLRRMEDDVDDSIDDEFEKGTGPKRFTYRELTRATKNFDEAGKLGEGGFGGVYKGLLTESNTEIAVKRVSRGSRQGKKEYISEVKIISRLRHRNLVQLFGWCHEKGEFLLVYEFMPNGSLDTHLFRGQTMLSWPVRYKIAIGLASSLLYLHEEWEQCVVHRDIKSSNVMLDSNFNAKLGDFGLARFVDHELGSQTTVLAGTMGYLAPECVTDGKASKESDVYSFGVVALEIACGRRPVESRAEPDQVRLVEWVWESYGRGEVLKTADKRLEMEFDEQQMEALMVVGLWCCHPDFKLRPSIRQVINALNFEASLPTLPAKLPVPMYFAPSMNLCNFSYTSSGTPVDRSQCSCSNCSTYTTQSSGSGSSVSLLKSQRHE, from the exons ATGCCCATCTTTCTTGGAACTCATAGAAACCACCATTTCCAATCCCAACCTCTTcaattcttcctcttctctttaATTCTCTTCAAAGTTCAATCACTTTCCTTCACCTTCCCCAACTTCCAACAAAACAATCCCAACTTATTCTTTGAAGGCGATAGCTTCACCAGCAATGGTCTTATTCAACTCACAAAGAACCAAGCTGATGGCCCCCTCACCGATAGCTCCGGTCGAGCTTCTTACGCTCAACCCGTTCGCCTATGGGATGCCGCCACAGGACAG GTTACAAATTTCACCACCCATTTCTCCTTTAGAGTCACCCAACTTAATCAATCTTCATTTGGTGATGGAATCGCCTTCTTCATAGTCCCTTACGAATCGAAACTCCCCGCCAACTCAACTGGGGGATTTCTTGGATTATTTAGCTCGGATTTGGCTTTTGATTCCTCAAAGAATCAAGTTTTTGGAGTTGAATTTGACAGTAAACAAGATGATTGGGATACAAGTGATGACCATCTAGGAATCAATGTGAATTCCATTAAATCCATTAATCATCTTGATTGGAAAAGTAGCATGAAAGATAGCAGAACAGCCAATGCATGGATTACTTACAATTCTGCTACTAACAATTTGTCTGTGTTTCTAACTTACGATAGTGATCCAATTTTTACTGGAACTTTCACCATCTCAACTTTCGTTGACTTGAAAAGCTTCTTGCCTGAAAGGGTCAGAGTTGGATTCTCCGCAGCCACAGGGAAATGGTTTCAAATACACAACATAATTTCTTGGTCTTTCAACTCAACTTTGGATGATAATCTTGGTGGTGGagacaagaacaaaaacactGGTTTAGCGATTGGGCTTGGTGTTGGGCTTGGTGTTGGGATATGTGGATTGATTTTGTTGGGATTGTTTTGGTGGGGTAAAAAGTTGCGGAGAATGGAAGACGATGTGGATGATTCTATAGATGATGAATTTGAGAAAGGAACGGGCCCAAAAAGGTTTACTTATAGGGAATTAACTCGAGCAACAAAGAATTTTGATGAGGCTGGTAAGCTTGGAGAAGGAGGATTTGGAGGTGTTTACAAGGGTTTGCTAACAGAATCCAATACAGAAATAGCTGTGAAAAGGGTTTCAAGAGGATCAAGACAAGGGAAAAAAGAGTATATTTCTGAAGTGAAGATTATTAGTCGTTTGAGGCATAGGAATCTTGTTCAACTCTTTGGTTGGTGTCATGAAAAAGGTGAGTTTCTTTTGGTTTATGAGTTTATGCCTAATGGTAGCTTGGATACTCATCTATTTAGAGGTCAAACGATGCTAAGTTGGCCTGTTAGATACAAAATAGCAATAGGATTGGCTTCTTCTTTGCTATATCTTCATGAAGAATGGGAACAATGCGTGGTGCATAGAGACATTAAGTCCAGCAATGTAATGCTGGACTCAAATTTCAACGCTAAACTCGGCGATTTCGGCCTTGCAAGGTTTGTGGACCATGAGCTTGGTTCACAGACGACGGTTTTAGCTGGTACTATGGGGTATCTTGCACCGGAGTGTGTGACAGATGGTAAGGCTAGTAAGGAATCAGATGTTTATAGTTTTGGAGTAGTGGCTCTTGAGATTGCGTGCGGGCGGCGGCCGGTTGAGTCGAGGGCGGAACCGGATCAGGTGAGGCTTGTAGAGTGGGTGTGGGAGTCCTATGGCAGAGGAGAAGTCTTAAAAACTGCAGACAAGAGACTGGAAATGGAGTTTGATGAGCAGCAAATGGAAGCTTTGATGGTTGTGGGACTATGGTGCTGCCACCCTGACTTCAAGTTGAGGCCTTCCATAAGACAGGTGATTAATGCTCTAAATTTTGAAGCTTCATTGCCGACGCTGCCCGCAAAGTTGCCTGTGCCAATGTACTTTGCACCATCGATGAATTTATGCAACTTCTCCTACACATCGTCGGGAACGCCGGTGGATAGAAGTCAGTGTTCATGTAGTAACTGTTCGACTTACACCACGCAATCTTCAGGATCAGGATCAAGTGTGTCGCTTTTGAAATCCCAAAGACATGAGTAA
- the LOC116402845 gene encoding L-type lectin-domain containing receptor kinase IX.1-like, producing the protein MKNNNNNNSNGGLAFFLAPFEFSPPFNSSPPFLGLYNSTQLIQPSQSQILHVEFDTFPNPEWDPPFKHIGINKNSISSSIYSPWNSTNQKTLVWISYNSTAKNLSVSFNNNIYTTLSLQIDLMEILPEKVTIGFSAALVEDLSIEYWEFSSNLDGNYENDSEKSTDMNLLAVLIAWVGVFVIAIVSIIIISFIRKKKKDDYEEHGVMKLASIYSDLNKEEALKPRRFSYTYLAMATDNFAKKRKLGEGGFGEVFEAHLPGANKTVAVKKIFKSSRQVKREYVSEVKIINGMKHKNLVQLIGWCHEGDDSEFLLVYEFMPNGTLHSHLFGDLPPLSWPIRFVPFSITTVLKCVIYFFFLMQKLYISSYGMVNYIASK; encoded by the coding sequence atgaaaaacaacaacaataataatagcaatGGAGGATTGGCTTTTTTCCTTGCTCCATTTGAATTCAGCCCACCATTTAATTCTTCTCCTCCCTTTCTTGGTCTATATAATTCCACTCAATTAATCCAACCATCTCAATCCCAAATCCTCCATGTAGAATTTGACACTTTCCCAAACCCTGAATGGGATCCCCCATTCAAACACATTGGCATCAACAAGAActcaatttcttcatcaatttATTCTCCATGGAATTCAACAAATCAAAAGACCCTTGTGTGGATTTCTTACAATTCAACTGCTAAAAATCTCAGTGTCTCATTCAACAACAATATTTACACAACTCTTTCTCTTCAAATAGATCTGATGGAGATTCTTCCTGAAAAAGTGACAATCGGGTTTTCAGCTGCTTTGGTTGAGGATCTAAGCATTGAATATTGGGAATTCTCAAGTAATTTAGATggaaattatgaaaatgatagtGAAAAATCCACAGATATGAATTTATTAGCAGTTCTAATAGCTTGGGTTGGTGTTTTTGTAATAGCAATCGTTTccataattataatttcttttatcagaaagaagaagaaagatgattATGAAGAACATGGAGTGATGAAATTGGCTTCAATTTATTCTGATTTGAACAAAGAAGAAGCTTTAAAACCAAGGAGATTCTCTTACACATATCTTGCTATGGCGACTGATAATtttgcaaagaaaagaaaattgggaGAAGGAGGGTTTGGGGAAGTGTTTGAAGCTCATTTGCCTGGTGCTAATAAAACAGTTGCTGTcaagaagattttcaaaagCTCAAGACAGGTAAAAAGAGAGTACGTTAGTGAAGTCAAGATTATAAATGGGATGAAGCACAAGAATTTGGTGCAACTTATTGGGTGGTGCCATGAGGGTGATGATAGTGAATTTCTTCTTGTCTATGAGTTCATGCCAAATGGTACTCTCCATTCTCATCTTTTTGGAGATCTCCCTCCTCTCTCGTGGCCAATCAGGTTCGTTCCATTTTCCATTACCACTGTACTCAAatgtgttatatattttttttttctaatgcaaaaattatatatcagTAGTTATGGAATGGTTAATTATATTGCATCAAAATAG
- the LOC105435077 gene encoding L-type lectin-domain containing receptor kinase IX.1: MALNNNLKVLVLTYKISLGLASALLYFHEERENSVVHRDIKSSNVLLDSSFTAKLSDFGLARLAKHELNSKRPKLVGTFGYMAPEYISSGRASKESDIFSYGVVLLEIVSGKKCCDHSGKGLIELVWDAYGRGELVKAILDKKLGVEFVEAREVERLSMVGLWCVHPDSTQRPSIKQVIQVLSFQEAMPNLPLEMPLPTFNHASRIYKLNVAYPEENWSMTCSLKPLRT; this comes from the exons ATggctttaaataataatttgaaagtacTAGTACTGAc GTACAAAATATCCTTAGGACTGGCATCAGCACTACTATACTTCCACGAAGAGCGGGAGAATAGTGTTGTCCACAGAGATATCAAATCAAGCAATGTCCTACTAGATTCCAGTTTCACTGCAAAGCTCAGCGACTTCGGATTAGCACGGCTCGCAAAGCACGAACTCAACTCGAAAAGACCCAAGTTAGTAGGAACGTTTGGATACATGGCTCCCGAGTACATAAGCAGCGGTCGGGCGAGCAAAGAGTCAGACATATTCAGCTATGGAGTTGTTTTACTTGAGATTGTGAGTGGAAAAAAGTGTTGTGATCATTCAGGAAAGGGGCTGATAGAGTTGGTTTGGGATGCTTATGGAAGAGGAGAGTTAGTTAAAGCAATATTGGATAAAAAACTTGGAGTGGAATTTGTGGAGGCAAGAGAAGTTGAGCGTTTGAGTATGGTTGGACTGTGGTGTGTTCATCCTGATTCAACTCAAAGGCCATCCATTAAGCAAGTGATTCAAGTTCTTAGTTTTCAAGAGGCGATGCCTAATTTACCACTGGAAATGCCTCTTCCAACTTTTAATCATGCTTCCAGGATTTATAAACTCAACGTTGCATATCCAGAGGAAAATTGGAGCATGACTTGCAGTTTAAAGCCTTTAAGAACATAG
- the LOC101218901 gene encoding uncharacterized protein LOC101218901 isoform X2, translating into MQCSCLSWSSNPKLAPSFPKSKLSSINIAEAIDFTGRIPLPSHVKAITSISNPFVKHCVKLRFSSSYRHFHGSVVVVGATPIREICKFQESLHGVTCTLECLLLLDEVEVPEGLVNLTVRIVRVSSAVMKKLSGLQSTESIDAIALMRIPPSFCSVDGNEKEVDFKRWFPSPHRILVLEGIQDPGNLGTLIRSALAFKWNGIFLLPGCCDPFNEKALRASRGASFQLPIVSGTWNHLEVFKKEFEMKMLAGHPESNEPKPVSVLSQQFSNSLKDFPLCLVLGCEGSGLSEKSWQVCELLSIPMAGGFESLNVSVAGGIFLYMLQAEIP; encoded by the exons ATGCAATGCTCCTGCCTTTCCTGGTCCTCAAATCCGAAACTCGCCCCTTCCTTTCCTAAATCGAAGCTATCATCAATTAACATAGCAGAAGCCATCGATTTTACTGGAAGAATTCCTCTGCCTTCTCATGTTAAAGCCATCACCAGCATCTCCAACCCCTTCGTTAAGCACTGCGTCAAACTTCGTTTCAGTTCCTCTTATCGCCATTTCCATGGCTCCGTCGTTGTTGTTGGAGCTACTCCAATAAG GGAAATTTGCAAGTTTCAAGAGTCTCTGCATGGTGTAACTTGTACATTGGAGTGCTTACTTCTGCTAGATGAGGTTGAGGTTCCTGAAGGACTAGTTAATTTAACTGTTCGTATTGTGAGGGTGAGCTCAGCTGTGATGAAAAAACTTTCTGGCTTGCAATCAACAGAATCCATTGATGCAATTGCGCTCATGAGAATACCTCCCAGTTTTTGTAGTGTAGATGgcaatgaaaaagaagtagaTTTTAAAAGATGGTTTCCATCTCCACATCGAATATTAGTCCTTGAGGGAATCCAG GATCCAGGCAATCTTGGTACGTTAATCAGGTCTGCTTTGGCCTTCAAATGG AATGGTATTTTTCTGCTTCCCGGGTGTTGTGATCCATTCAACGAGAAGGCACTTCGAGCTTCGCGTGGAGCATCTTTTCAGCTTCCAATAGTTTCTGGCACTTGGAATCATCTTGAGGTTTTCAAAAAAGAATTCGAAATGAAAATGCTTGCTGGCCATCCTGAAAGCAACGAACCGAAACCTGTATCGGTCCTTTCCCAAcagttttcaaattctttaaaagattttcCATTGTGTTTGGTTTTGGGTTGTGAAGGGAGTGGTCTGTCTGAGAAATCCTGGCAGGTTTGTGAGCTTTTGAGCATTCCAATGGCGGGCGGTTTTGAGTCTCTCAATGTCTCAGTTGCAGGAGGAATTTTCTTGTACATGCTACAGGCTGAAATACCATAA